The Pseudomonas sp. SCA2728.1_7 DNA segment GCTGGATTATTCATTAGGCCTTATAAAAGCCCCTCACCCTAGCCCTCTCCCGGAGGGAGAGGGGACTGACCGGGGTGTTTTCGAGATGTACACCGACCTGAGATACCGAGTCGAACCGAAGCTTCTGACAGCATGAAGATCGGCTCCCTTTCCCCCTCGCCCCCTTGGGGGAGAGGGCTGGGGTGAGGGGGTTGCTTCTGACAGGCACAGCAAATCCTCCATGAATCGTTACAATCCCCGCTCCCCTAAGGAGCCCGCATGTCCACTCTGATCGCCGACTGGCGCGACCGCCCGACTCACCGCAAGGTCTGGGCACTCGCCGCGCCCATGATTCTTTCGAATATTTCCGTACCGCTGGTGGCGCTGGTCGACAGCACTGTCATTGGCCACTTGCCCCACGCCCATCAATTGGGCGCGGTGGCGGTCGGTGCCAGCCTGTACACCTTTCTCGCCTGGGCCATGGGTTTTCTGCGCATGGGCACCACCGGATTCGCCGCTCAGGCTGCCGGGCGCAGCGACGGCGCGGCGTTACGGCAGATTCTGTTGCAGGGCCTGCTGCTGGCGATGGGACTGGCACTGGTGCTTGGCACGTTGGGTGTGCCGCTGAGTGGGGTTGCGCTGCACTTCATGCAACCGTCGGCGGAGCTGGATCAGCTCACTCGTGATTTTTTCCACACGCGGTTGTTCGGCCTGCCAGCGGCGCTGGCCAGTTATGCGCTGGTCGGCTGGTTCCTCGGTACACAAAACGCCCGGGCGCCGCTGGCGATTCTGCTGAGCACCAACCTGATCAACATCGTCCTCAATCTGTGGTTCGTCATCAGCCTGGACTGGGGCGTGGTCGGATCGGCGCGGGCCTCGGTGATCGCCGAATGGAGCGGCGCCCTGCTCGGCCTGCTGCTGACTCGCAAGGCGTTGCGGGCGTACCCGGGGCACATCGTCTGGGCGGCGTTGAAAATCTGGCAGAGCTGGCGTCCGTTGCTGGCCGTCAACCGCGATATCTTCATCCGCAGCCTGGCGCTGCAATCGGTGTTTTTCCTGATCACCGTGCAAGGCGCGCGGCTGGGTGATTCGACGGTGGCCGCCAACGCGCTGCTGCTCAATGGCTTGCTGCTGACCGCACATGCGCTGGACGGTCTGGCCCATGCCGTCGAGGCCTTGTGCGGACACGCCATCGGCGCCCGTGATCGTCTGGCCCTGCGTCGCTCGCTGGTGGTGGCGGGCGGCTGGTCGCTGATCGCCAGCCTCGGTTTCGCCAGCCTGTTTCTGCTGGCCGGGCACCTGTTCATCGAGATGCAGACCGACATCCAGAGCGTGCGCGATACCGCGTTCGTCTATCTGCCCTACCTCGCTGTACTGCCGCTGATTGCGGTCTGGAGCTACCTGCTCGACGGCCTGTTCATCGGCGCCACCCGCGCGCGGGAAATGCGCAACGGCATGCTGATCACCGTGGTTTTGCTGCTGCCGTTCGCCTGGGCGCTGCAAGGTTTCGGCAATCACGGGCTGTGGATATCTTTTCTGCTGTTCATGGTGCTGCGCAGCCTGACCCTCGGTGCGCAAGCCTGGTGGCTGAAGCGCAACGATGGCTGGTTCAGTGGCGGCGTTCACTGAGCCGGCGTGTGCGCGATAAACCCGACGACTTGATCGAGCACCGGCGCCAGTTGCCGCAATGGTCGTGACAAGGTTGCCACCAACGTAATGTGATTGGGCCGCGAGTAATACAAATCCTGCACCGGCACCCCGGCCGCGCGGAGTTTGCTCGCAAGACCACCGGTGTTGCGCGTCGGGTTGACCAGATCATCTTTGCTTGCAGCAATCAGCAGAGCCGGCGGTGCGCCGCGACTGACATGGTTGATCGGCTGCGATTGCGGCGGCGAGTCCGGCCAGAAAAACACCGGGCGCACCTCGGGATTCTTGATTGGCAGAAAGTCATAAGGCCCGGCCAGACCGATCCAGCCCTGCAAGTCCCGTGGCGACATGCCCACCGCCGCGAGCCACTCACCATCCAGCGCAAGCATCGCCGCGTTATATCCGCCAGAGCTGTGCCCCATCACATACAAGCGCTGCGGGTTGCCGGAAAACTCGCGGATATGCGCTTTGGCCCACGCCACCGCCCGCGCGCCGTCCTGCAAAAACAGCGGATAGCGCACCTGCGGATACAAGCGATAATCCGCCACCACCGTGACAATTCCCCGCGACGCCAGCGCTTCGCCGACAAAGCGGTAGTCGACGCGCGAACCGCTGTTCCAGCTACCGCCATAGAAAAACACCACCACCGGCGCGCCGGGCATCGGCCGATGCGGTACATACACATCGAGCTTCTGCCGAGGGTCGTCGCCATAAGCGATGCCCACGGTTTTGTCGTAGGTACTGTCCGGGGTCAGCGCATTGAGTAACTGCACAGGCGAGCAACCGCTCAACACCAGCAGCAACACGATGCCCAACCCATGCCGGAATAAACCTGCCATACGCGCCGAACCTCGCTTCAGGACTGATCGCCGTGCCACTGCCGTCGTACATGGTCAAGCCGCTGTTGCTGGGTCAGACCCACCGGCGGTGGCACCAGCACGGCACGCGGATGCAGCAAGCGTAGCCATAACCAGCCATCGAGCACGGTGCGGTCGCTGAATCCCAACGCCAGGCCTTGTTGAACATGGGAGGACATCGTCGCGTAATCGGTTCCCAGCGATTGGCACCAGCGCCAGACATGTTGCTCCAGAAGGCAGGTTTGCAAGCGTTCGCGCTGGCGTCGGGTCAGGCTCTCTTCGATGCTCAGCGGTTCGACGGCAAGCCCCGGATTGCGCAACTGCTGCCAGCCCTGACTGCCAATTGCACGGTCGGCCCAGGTCCCGCCGAACCAGCGCATCTGACGGATCGGCCCGAGCCAGCGGCTCAACTCAGCGGCGTCGCAGGCGTCGAAAAAATAGCTCGCAGTCTGTCGGTTGTAATAGCTGAGCAAGGCCCGATGACTCAAGCCGAACGACACCGTGAGCATGCGTTGCAAGTGGCTCAGCAACCGTTGAGCACAGACCTCACTACCCAGCAGCAACCCGCGCCAGGTGTTCGGGTCGCTGTGACACAACGCGGCCAATGCCGGGCAATCGCGCAAATCGATCAGCACCGGGCCGTGCTCGCTGACCGGTTCGAACTCAGTGCCATCGAACAGATTGAAGCACTGCACGTCGGCAAACGCCCGGCGCAAGATCAGCAAGGCCTGCGGTGCATCCGGGCCATCGAGCAACAGCCACTGCGCCATGGACTCGAGTATCGCGCCACTCATGTTGCGCCGCTCTGTTCAAGCGCGGTGACCAGTCGACAACTGCACACCGACTGGGAGCAATGGTTGAAACTGCCGCCGCCAGGGATCAGGCACAACAGCAGCAAAGGCTCACCCGACATCAGCCGTTGCTGCAGGCCGTCACTGACCAGACTGTCGGGCAGTGGCAACGCCGGGACCTCGTTGCAGTCGCTGTCGGCGGCGATGGGCGGCTGCAGCACACCGCTGATCATCGGTTGATCCGGATCGCCCTCGAAAAAGCTCACCACCACCTCGACCCCATCGCTCAGCGCGGCCATGGGCGCCTGTGCCAGAGATGGCGCGAGCGGCAGCCAACAGTGACTCGGCGCCGCCCCTTCGCCTTGATACAGCCAGTCGAATTGCACCGCCACCGGGCGCAAGCGGTCGGGTTGTGGTTCATCGACCGCCACCACCCAGGCGCGTTGCAGGCTGTGCATGCGCAGGCGCGATAGCGCTTTGGCCGAGGCACACGGTACCTGCACCGCGCCGAACAGTCGGTTGGCGTACGGCGGTTCGTGGGATGGATCGGCGCGATGCTCAATGCGTGTCAGCAACCATGGGCGATTGCATTCGGCGAAGGGGTGCCCAGTCACCCGCAGCCAATGGCCGCTGCGCAACGCTGCCAGATCACTGCGACCTTCCGCGCGATGCACAGCTGATGCATTGGCCGCAGTTGTGCTTTGCAATTGCCACTGGTGCAAGGCCGCAGAACCGTCGGCGTTGTCTTCGCACCGATAACGCACGGCACCTGCCAATGGCAACTGCGCCGGATCATCGGCAAAGACCAGGCAATGCCGGTCGCGGTCATGTTCAAAGTAATAGTGAATCCGCGCCTGCGCACACAAGCGCTGGACCAGTTGCAGATCGGACTCGCGGTATTGCGTGCAGAACGTCCGGGCCGGGTAGTTGCCATGCAATTGGAAACGGCGCTGAGCACCGACGATCCCGTGCTCCCTGAGCACTTGCTCGATGATCTGCGGCACCGAACGACCACTGAAGATGCGCTGACTGAAGCGCAGCGCGAGGCAACCCAGCTTCGGCCCCAGACGAATCCGGCTCAACTGCAAGCCTTGTCCGTGCTCATGCTGGACAAGGCTCAGCAGTTGCCCGTGCACGCCCTCCCCCGACGGCCCGAAACAGAGGAACGCCGAACGGTACAGCAGGCCGGCGAGATCCAGGTGCGGATCGTCGATCAACACATCGATCTCGAACGCAAAGGATTCGCTGAGGGCTTCGCTACCGGTAAAGGCCAGGACTTCGAAGGGGTCGGACAGGCCCGCTACATCGAGACGAAACGACGACTCGTTGACTGGTTCGAACATGGGCGGATCTCTACAGGAGGGGCGGCCGGGGATTCTCGCCGAGAGCCATGGCCGAGTAGAGAGCTGAAGTACAACTTAGGAAATGACCTACGCGAAAAGCAGACCGGATGACTTTTCTGGCCGGGAATGCCAAGCCTTTCGCAAAGATATTGGGAGATATCCCACCGGGTCATGCGAATTTTCCGCCACCTACAGGAAAAATTCACACAACCCGGCGAGATCGCCACCTGGCCTCAGGAAGACAGGTAGGAGGAGCGGGTCAGGCCCAGACGCAAGGCATCGAGAAATTGCGTGCGCTCACTGGCACTGATGCGGGCACTGGCGCACTTGTCGCGGTAGTGAGTCATCAGTTCTTCCGGCGACAAGTGCACGTAACGCAGCATGTCTTCGATGGTGTCGTGGGTCTCGATGCCAGCGTGGTACACGCTGCCATCGGCGTTCTGGTAGATGTTCACCGAGTCGGTGTCACCGAACAGGTTGTGCATGTCACCAAGGATTTCCTGATAGGCGCCGACCAGGAACACGCCCAGCAGGTAGTCTTCGCCTTCGTTCAAACCGTGTACCGGCAGGCTGGTTTCGATGCTCTGCTCGTCGACGTACTGGTTGATCTTGCCGTCGGAGTCGCAGGTCAGGTCTTGCAGCACCGCGCGGCGCAACGGCTCTTCGTCGAGACGGTGCAGCGGGATGATCGGCAGGACCTGATCGATCGCCCAAGTGTCCGGCAGGCTCTGGAATACCGAGAAGTTGCAGATGTACTTGTCGGCCAGCTTGTCGTTGAGCTCGTCGAGCACCTGACGGTGCGAACGCTGACGGGCTTTCAGCGAGTTGTGCAGGCGACGGCAAACAGCGAAGTAGCACTGCTCGGCCAAGGCTTTTTCGGCCAGGGTCAGTTTGCCGTCGGCGTACTGCGCGGCCACGTCGCTCATGTAGTGGGTGGCGCGCCAGTAGGTTTCGGTGACCATTTCAATGTCGGTCGGGCCGAGCAGGTCAACCAGCCATTGCACGGTTTCCGGCAGCGACTCCTTGTTTTCGATCTGCGGGATCTCGTCGTTGTGTTTCTCGACGTCGGTCACCTGCACCACCAGCATGGCGTGGTGTGCGGTCAGCGAACGGCCGCTTTCGGAGAAGATGTGCGGATGCGGCAGGGCCTGCGCGTCGCAGAATTCCTTGAGCATGCCGACCACGACACCGGCGTAATCGTCCATGTCGTAGTTGATCGAACTGGCGTTGCGCGAGTGCGTGCCGTCGTAGTCGACACCCAGACCGCCACCGACGTCGATGTGATCGACCGGCAGACCGAGGTTGCGCAGCTCGCCGTAGTAACGGATCGCTTCTTTGAAGCCGTGCTGATAGTCAGCGAGGTTGGCAATCTGCGAACCCATGTGGAAGTGCAGCAGACGAATGCCTTGATCCAGGCCAGCGGCGCGGAAGCGCTCGACCACCGACAGCAGTTGCGCCGCCGACAGACCGAACTTGGATTTCTCGCCACCGGTGTCTGCCCACTTCGACGACGCCAGCGACGACAGACGCACGCGCAGGCCGACCTGTGGCTTGACCTTCAGCGAGGCGGCTTCTTCGATCACCAGACCGACTTCGGATTCTTTCTCGATGACGATGAAGACGTTATGGCCAAGCTTCTGGCCCATCAGCGCCAGACGGATGAACTCACGGTCCTTGTAACCGTTGCAAACGATGGTGCCGCCCTTCGGCGCCAGTGCCAGCACGGCCAGCAGCTCAGGCTTGGAACCGGCTTCCAGGCCGATGGAGACGTCCTGGGTGGCGATGATGTTCTCGATCACCGCTTCTTGCTGGTTAACCTTGATCGGGTACAGCGCGGTGTACTTGCTCTGGTATTCCAGGCGCTCGATGTTCGCATCGAAAGCGCCGGTCAACTGGCGTACACGGTCTTGCAGGATGTCGGGGAAGCGAACCAGCAACGGCAAGGACAAACCGCTTTTGCGCAGTTGGTCGACTTGCTCGAACAGGTCGATAGGCGAGCTGCTCGGGCCGTTCGGACGAACTTCGACGCGACCGGCGTCATTGATCGCGAAATACCCGGCCCCCCAATGGCGAATCCCGTAAACACTGCGGCTGTCCGCAACTGTCCATTGGCTGCCATCGTCTTTGCGTGTGCGTCGTACGGACATCGAAGTCCCCTATAAAGAAGTCATAGTGCGTCGCCTGATCGCAGGCCGGCGCAGTCTAAAGTATGAAAATGACGGTTCGTCAGCGCGGCGGTAGACCGCACTGACTGCGTGGAGTTTAGAAACCGGTCATGAACAGGCTCTGTGAAAACCATGGAGGCGACGCCGGATCTGAACTGCTTCAGCGCCGGATCAAGCCGCAGGTGGGTTTCACAGAGGCTGCTAGCCGCCGGACTTTTTCGCTTTGAAACCGTGCTTGATCAGCTCAGCCAAGAGTAGCTCGACATGATCGCCCTGGATTTCGATGATGCCGTCTTTCAACGCCCCGCCGGTGCCGCAACGTTTCTTCAACGTTGTCGCCAACTCTTTGAGCGCGTCTTCGGCCAGAGGCACGCCGGTGATGGTGGTCACCGTCTTGCCGCCACGGCCCTTGCTCTCGCGTCGCACGCGGGCAATGCCGTCGCCGGCCGGGATCACGGTTTGTTTGCAGATACAGGCGTCCACCGGCTTGCTGCATTCCGGGCAATGACGACCTGCGTCGGTGGAAAATACCAGGCCACCTAAGGCGGCGAAGGATGCGGCTTTTTTGGCCACCGGCAATCCTCTTGGGAGGACAAAGACTGATCGCAACCTTGGGCAAGGTCAGCGACCGCGAAGCCCCACTCAGGCAGGGGCAGCGCTACTGCACCGGATGCTTCAATAAAAGCAGGACGGTGCAGCTTGAAAAGGTCGCGCAGTGTAACGGCAAAAATGCGACTTGCTAAGTGCCAATCGGCGCCAATTCATGTGTTCTTTGCGACGTCGCTTTGCTGCGCCTTCAGATAGCGCTTCAACGCGGCCAGAGAGTCCGGGCAATAAGGCTTTTGCTCGATTTCCTGCATGACCTGCTCGACCGGAATAAAGCGTGCTTCGAGGACTTCTTCCGGCTGCAGTTTGAGCGGACCGTCCCATACAGCGGAAAACGCCGAACACCACAGGCGATTGCCGGTGTCCTCGAAGTAGAAATGGTCATGGGCCGTCAACTCGACGCCGCTGACACCCAACTCTTCTTCCAGCTCTCGGGCCGCCGACTCGGCGTAAGTCTCATCGGCCTGCACCATGCCGCCTGCCGCGACATCCCAGTAACCCGGGTAAATTGCCTTGCTCAACGTGCGCCGGTGCACGCAAAGGTCACCGGCGGAATTGAACAACATGATGTACGTGCCACGGCCGATCAGCCCGCGCTCGCGTAAATCGGCGCGCACGAGAGCGCCGAGCAGGTTGTCCTGCTCGTCGACCCAGGCGATCTGTTCAGCATCCGAGGCGGCGCGATGGGCCGCCTCTTTGGCGTTCTGGCTCATGTATCAGCCCTGATTGAGCAGTTGACGCAAATCGATCACAGCAGCGTTGGCACGGGAAATATAGTTGGCCATGACCAGCGAGTGGTTGGCCAGCACGCCGAAGCCACTGCCGTTAAGAATCATAGGACTCCAGACCGGTTCCTGCGAGGCTTCCAGTTCACGGATGATCTGACGCACGCTGACGGTGGCGTTCTTCTTCGCCAGGACATCGGCGAAGTCGACTTCGATGGCGCGCAACAGGTGCGAGAGTGCCCAGGCCTGACCGCGTGCTTCGTAGAACACGTTGTCGATCTGCATCCACGGAGTCTCGACAACTTCCTCGTCAACCTGCGGCACTTCGCCGATGGCCGGCACTTCGGTTTTCAGTGCAGTGTTGAGTTTGACCCGGCCAACACTGGCCGACAGGCGTTGCGACAGCGAGCCGAGACGGGTGCCGACATCGCCGAGCCAGTTGTTCAGGTTGTCGGCGCGGGCATAGAACAGCGCGTTTTTCTGGGTTGGATCAGACAGGCGCGCCTGATAGCGGCTCAACGAATTGATACCTTCCTGGTACTCCGACTCACTCGACGGCAGGATCCAGCTCTTGTTGTCGAAGTTGAAGCGCGGTTCGGCCTTGGCCAGATCGGCATCTTCCGCCGACTGCGATTGCGAACGGGCAAAATCTTTGCGCAGAGCGCGGGTCAAGTCACGCACCTGCACCAGTACGCCGTATTCCCAACTCGGCGTGTTGTCCATCCACAGACCTGGCGGGAAGCGGTCATTGGAGATGTAGCCGCCCGGCTTGTTGAGCAAGGTGCCGGCAACGGTCTTCAGGGTTTCAACCGTGGTGTAGCCGATCACCATCTGCTTGCCTTCTTTCTCGGCAGCCACCTGGGCGTTTTGTGCGACCGGAAACAGCGCCGGCTCCTGGCTCCAGTACCAGCCCAGGCCAATGGTCACCAACAGATAAATGCCGATCAGCGTGGCCAGGGCACGGCTGAACAGCAGCCCGCCAACATAGCTGCGGGTGGCCGACTTGGGCTCGGCGGCTCGTTCAGGCGCGCTGCCCGCGCGGTTTTTCCAGTCCAGCATGGCGATATCCTTTCAATCACTTGGGTTCAACGGTTCGACCACAACCATACAACAACGTGCCAGAGCCGGGCACCCGCGCGTAACGATAAGCCGCAAATCATGTGGGCGAATGACGCTTCGACGCTGACTAAGGGAATCCCCGATGCCCGCGCCTCAGCGATTCGAATGGCAGGCTATTGAAAACCCTTGCA contains these protein-coding regions:
- a CDS encoding MATE family efflux transporter; this encodes MSTLIADWRDRPTHRKVWALAAPMILSNISVPLVALVDSTVIGHLPHAHQLGAVAVGASLYTFLAWAMGFLRMGTTGFAAQAAGRSDGAALRQILLQGLLLAMGLALVLGTLGVPLSGVALHFMQPSAELDQLTRDFFHTRLFGLPAALASYALVGWFLGTQNARAPLAILLSTNLINIVLNLWFVISLDWGVVGSARASVIAEWSGALLGLLLTRKALRAYPGHIVWAALKIWQSWRPLLAVNRDIFIRSLALQSVFFLITVQGARLGDSTVAANALLLNGLLLTAHALDGLAHAVEALCGHAIGARDRLALRRSLVVAGGWSLIASLGFASLFLLAGHLFIEMQTDIQSVRDTAFVYLPYLAVLPLIAVWSYLLDGLFIGATRAREMRNGMLITVVLLLPFAWALQGFGNHGLWISFLLFMVLRSLTLGAQAWWLKRNDGWFSGGVH
- a CDS encoding alpha/beta hydrolase, with protein sequence MAGLFRHGLGIVLLLVLSGCSPVQLLNALTPDSTYDKTVGIAYGDDPRQKLDVYVPHRPMPGAPVVVFFYGGSWNSGSRVDYRFVGEALASRGIVTVVADYRLYPQVRYPLFLQDGARAVAWAKAHIREFSGNPQRLYVMGHSSGGYNAAMLALDGEWLAAVGMSPRDLQGWIGLAGPYDFLPIKNPEVRPVFFWPDSPPQSQPINHVSRGAPPALLIAASKDDLVNPTRNTGGLASKLRAAGVPVQDLYYSRPNHITLVATLSRPLRQLAPVLDQVVGFIAHTPAQ
- a CDS encoding DUF4123 domain-containing protein, whose protein sequence is MSGAILESMAQWLLLDGPDAPQALLILRRAFADVQCFNLFDGTEFEPVSEHGPVLIDLRDCPALAALCHSDPNTWRGLLLGSEVCAQRLLSHLQRMLTVSFGLSHRALLSYYNRQTASYFFDACDAAELSRWLGPIRQMRWFGGTWADRAIGSQGWQQLRNPGLAVEPLSIEESLTRRQRERLQTCLLEQHVWRWCQSLGTDYATMSSHVQQGLALGFSDRTVLDGWLWLRLLHPRAVLVPPPVGLTQQQRLDHVRRQWHGDQS
- a CDS encoding contractile injection system protein, VgrG/Pvc8 family — its product is MFEPVNESSFRLDVAGLSDPFEVLAFTGSEALSESFAFEIDVLIDDPHLDLAGLLYRSAFLCFGPSGEGVHGQLLSLVQHEHGQGLQLSRIRLGPKLGCLALRFSQRIFSGRSVPQIIEQVLREHGIVGAQRRFQLHGNYPARTFCTQYRESDLQLVQRLCAQARIHYYFEHDRDRHCLVFADDPAQLPLAGAVRYRCEDNADGSAALHQWQLQSTTAANASAVHRAEGRSDLAALRSGHWLRVTGHPFAECNRPWLLTRIEHRADPSHEPPYANRLFGAVQVPCASAKALSRLRMHSLQRAWVVAVDEPQPDRLRPVAVQFDWLYQGEGAAPSHCWLPLAPSLAQAPMAALSDGVEVVVSFFEGDPDQPMISGVLQPPIAADSDCNEVPALPLPDSLVSDGLQQRLMSGEPLLLLCLIPGGGSFNHCSQSVCSCRLVTALEQSGAT
- the speA gene encoding arginine decarboxylase gives rise to the protein MSVRRTRKDDGSQWTVADSRSVYGIRHWGAGYFAINDAGRVEVRPNGPSSSPIDLFEQVDQLRKSGLSLPLLVRFPDILQDRVRQLTGAFDANIERLEYQSKYTALYPIKVNQQEAVIENIIATQDVSIGLEAGSKPELLAVLALAPKGGTIVCNGYKDREFIRLALMGQKLGHNVFIVIEKESEVGLVIEEAASLKVKPQVGLRVRLSSLASSKWADTGGEKSKFGLSAAQLLSVVERFRAAGLDQGIRLLHFHMGSQIANLADYQHGFKEAIRYYGELRNLGLPVDHIDVGGGLGVDYDGTHSRNASSINYDMDDYAGVVVGMLKEFCDAQALPHPHIFSESGRSLTAHHAMLVVQVTDVEKHNDEIPQIENKESLPETVQWLVDLLGPTDIEMVTETYWRATHYMSDVAAQYADGKLTLAEKALAEQCYFAVCRRLHNSLKARQRSHRQVLDELNDKLADKYICNFSVFQSLPDTWAIDQVLPIIPLHRLDEEPLRRAVLQDLTCDSDGKINQYVDEQSIETSLPVHGLNEGEDYLLGVFLVGAYQEILGDMHNLFGDTDSVNIYQNADGSVYHAGIETHDTIEDMLRYVHLSPEELMTHYRDKCASARISASERTQFLDALRLGLTRSSYLSS
- a CDS encoding translation initiation factor Sui1; protein product: MAKKAASFAALGGLVFSTDAGRHCPECSKPVDACICKQTVIPAGDGIARVRRESKGRGGKTVTTITGVPLAEDALKELATTLKKRCGTGGALKDGIIEIQGDHVELLLAELIKHGFKAKKSGG
- a CDS encoding NUDIX hydrolase, with the protein product MSQNAKEAAHRAASDAEQIAWVDEQDNLLGALVRADLRERGLIGRGTYIMLFNSAGDLCVHRRTLSKAIYPGYWDVAAGGMVQADETYAESAARELEEELGVSGVELTAHDHFYFEDTGNRLWCSAFSAVWDGPLKLQPEEVLEARFIPVEQVMQEIEQKPYCPDSLAALKRYLKAQQSDVAKNT
- a CDS encoding DUF2333 family protein, with amino-acid sequence MLDWKNRAGSAPERAAEPKSATRSYVGGLLFSRALATLIGIYLLVTIGLGWYWSQEPALFPVAQNAQVAAEKEGKQMVIGYTTVETLKTVAGTLLNKPGGYISNDRFPPGLWMDNTPSWEYGVLVQVRDLTRALRKDFARSQSQSAEDADLAKAEPRFNFDNKSWILPSSESEYQEGINSLSRYQARLSDPTQKNALFYARADNLNNWLGDVGTRLGSLSQRLSASVGRVKLNTALKTEVPAIGEVPQVDEEVVETPWMQIDNVFYEARGQAWALSHLLRAIEVDFADVLAKKNATVSVRQIIRELEASQEPVWSPMILNGSGFGVLANHSLVMANYISRANAAVIDLRQLLNQG